One window of the Dreissena polymorpha isolate Duluth1 chromosome 5, UMN_Dpol_1.0, whole genome shotgun sequence genome contains the following:
- the LOC127831532 gene encoding uncharacterized protein LOC127831532, producing MATSLANTPQLFHWSHSSLANTTQLFHWSHSSLENTTQLFHWSHSSLANTPKLFHWYNSSLANTPQLFHWSHSSLANTTQLFHWSHSSLANTPQLFHWSHSSLANTTQLFHWSYSSLANTTQLFHWSHSS from the exons ATGGCCA CTTCGCTTGCAAACACCCCTCAACTCTTCCACTGGTCCCATTCTTCACTTGCAAACACCACTCAACTCTTCCACTGGTCCCATTCTTCACTTGAAAACACCACTCAACTCTTCCACTGGTCCCATTCCTCACTTGCAAACACCCCTAAACTCTTCCACTGGTACAATTCTTCACTTGCAAACACCCCTCAACTCTTCCACTGGTCCCATTCTTCACTTGCAAACACCACTCAACTCTTCCACTGGTCCCATTCTTCACTTGCAAACACCCCTCAACTCTTCCACTGGTCCCATTCTTCACTTGCAAACACCACTCAACTCTTCCACTGGTCCTATTCTTCACTTGCAAACACCACTCAACTCTTCCACTGGTCCCATTCTTCATAA